From Candidatus Neomarinimicrobiota bacterium, the proteins below share one genomic window:
- a CDS encoding radical SAM protein encodes MKTTHLGAQISGLLSSLVKSKVSRNLLEGQLEKYMRQKIIKNEESQVSEIVRHYRFFALWAMYKSYIRNIDKGNISSEVIKRTLDTLLNSVLLEKNATKESRQNFLNKYGMYPPGFFTISPTKKCNLRCAGCYAASSPETGTTLNWSLLNRIIEDGYSNMGMRFFVISGGEPTMYKSESKTIFDLAEKWNDCFFLMYTNGTLINKDMASRMADLGNITPAISVEGYQAETDERRGKGVFQRIIKAKDNLISYGVPFGLSVTATKKNINTLLTETFYDYYFGEFGATYMWVFQYMPIGRDFSKDLMITPEERLQLHTLQDKLLKEKEYFVADFWNSAPMSNGCICCGRSGGYFYINWDGNIMPCVFVPYYHENIITLYNSGKSLSDAMFSPLFVKGRAWQKNHLGDKNNPGNLLTPCFYRDHYKIFYENAQQSQVLPENEEADEAFHSKEYHDFMLEFDHKLEEMASPVWDELKKDVGFNT; translated from the coding sequence ATGAAAACGACTCATTTAGGTGCACAAATTTCAGGCCTGCTCAGCAGCCTGGTGAAAAGTAAAGTTTCCAGAAATTTACTGGAAGGGCAATTAGAGAAGTATATGAGGCAAAAGATAATCAAGAACGAGGAATCTCAGGTTTCGGAAATTGTCAGACATTACCGGTTTTTTGCTCTTTGGGCAATGTATAAATCTTATATTAGAAATATCGACAAAGGGAACATATCTTCAGAGGTTATAAAAAGGACATTGGATACATTATTGAATTCAGTCCTGTTGGAAAAAAATGCTACAAAAGAGTCAAGGCAGAATTTTCTAAATAAGTATGGAATGTATCCTCCCGGTTTTTTTACCATTTCACCTACAAAAAAATGCAACCTCAGATGTGCCGGATGTTATGCTGCCTCATCTCCGGAAACAGGAACAACCCTTAACTGGAGTTTGCTCAACAGGATTATAGAAGATGGCTATTCCAATATGGGAATGAGATTCTTTGTGATATCAGGAGGTGAGCCTACGATGTACAAAAGTGAAAGCAAAACCATATTTGATTTAGCTGAAAAATGGAACGATTGTTTCTTCTTAATGTACACAAACGGGACATTGATAAATAAAGACATGGCTTCGCGCATGGCTGATTTGGGCAATATTACTCCTGCTATCTCTGTGGAAGGTTATCAGGCTGAAACGGACGAGCGAAGAGGCAAAGGTGTTTTCCAAAGAATTATAAAAGCAAAAGATAATCTTATTTCCTACGGGGTGCCTTTTGGCCTTTCTGTTACAGCAACGAAAAAAAATATAAACACGCTACTTACCGAAACATTTTATGATTACTATTTCGGTGAGTTTGGTGCCACATACATGTGGGTATTTCAATACATGCCCATTGGCCGGGATTTTTCGAAGGATTTGATGATTACGCCCGAGGAACGGTTGCAATTACACACCCTTCAAGATAAACTGCTAAAAGAAAAAGAATACTTCGTGGCAGATTTCTGGAATAGCGCTCCTATGTCTAATGGTTGTATTTGTTGTGGCAGGAGCGGCGGATATTTTTATATTAATTGGGATGGAAATATTATGCCTTGTGTTTTTGTGCCCTACTATCACGAAAACATAATCACGCTTTACAATTCAGGGAAATCCCTGTCCGATGCCATGTTTTCCCCGCTCTTTGTGAAGGGTAGGGCATGGCAGAAAAATCATCTCGGAGATAAAAACAATCCCGGAAATCTGTTAACGCCTTGTTTTTACAGGGACCATTACAAAATATTTTATGAGAATGCGCAACAAAGCCAGGTGCTGCCCGAAAATGAAGAGGCAGACGAAGCCTTTCATTCCAAAGAATACCACGACTTTATGCTGGAATTTGACCATAAATTGGAAGAAATGGCCTCTCCTGTTTGGGACGAATTAAAGAAAGATGTAGGTTTCAACACATGA
- a CDS encoding outer membrane lipoprotein-sorting protein → MKALSKKVIFTALMGMGTILFAQDASTILKKMDDVMYSPKDMTGKNTIILIDKAGNEEVREAIIKQKGTDKRIFRFTSPASQAGIAFLSLPNDVMYMYLPAFGRERRIASSAKNQNFAGTDFSYDDMESVPFSDKYTPKLLKTEEDSIFVLELTPQGRSDYSKVVVTIDKMHYYPIMMEFYDKGRNKVKKANYTFTKIGNYWNASEIEMIDLKKNHKTKMQMSDVKYDTGLSDDEFTVRKLIQ, encoded by the coding sequence ATGAAAGCACTATCTAAAAAAGTAATTTTTACGGCATTAATGGGAATGGGAACCATTCTTTTTGCCCAGGATGCATCAACCATTTTAAAAAAGATGGACGATGTGATGTACTCCCCAAAAGATATGACGGGAAAAAATACAATAATCCTTATTGACAAGGCTGGCAATGAGGAAGTTCGTGAGGCAATTATCAAGCAAAAAGGTACAGATAAGCGGATATTTCGGTTTACATCGCCTGCTTCGCAAGCCGGTATCGCCTTTTTATCGCTTCCAAACGATGTCATGTATATGTACCTGCCCGCCTTTGGCCGGGAAAGGAGAATTGCATCCAGCGCTAAAAACCAGAATTTTGCCGGTACTGATTTTTCGTATGATGATATGGAATCGGTCCCCTTTTCGGATAAGTACACGCCAAAATTATTAAAAACAGAAGAAGATAGTATCTTTGTTCTTGAACTTACACCCCAAGGGCGTTCAGATTACTCAAAGGTAGTGGTAACTATCGATAAAATGCATTACTACCCCATAATGATGGAATTTTACGACAAGGGTCGCAACAAAGTGAAGAAGGCAAATTATACCTTTACAAAGATTGGCAATTACTGGAATGCTTCAGAAATAGAAATGATCGACCTAAAAAAGAACCACAAAACCAAAATGCAAATGTCGGATGTGAAATACGACACCGGCCTGTCGGATGATGAGTTTACGGTGAGAAAACTCATACAATAA
- a CDS encoding RND family transporter — translation MERFTEHILKFKWTIVTVVLILTIFLGYQITRLHINTDIISSLPDDDPVAKLVKDIGKEFGGNDMGMIVLETDDVFNAGVIERIRTITDSVRFTQGVSSVTSLTNILDIKSSEWGIEIGKLVDEYDLPTTPQELDSLKDYVFSKEMYKGIIVSDDTTAAAIMFTLLPDVDNQAVAKEIKSKVEKMDIPEKLYFGGLPMMMNDINDLIISDIVWLVPIVFLLIAFILFFSFKSVRGVLLPLLTAAISVIWTLGLMALTGYEITIISNVIPVVLLAVSNAYTIHVLNSINHIVLQDRKKALVQAMRYITVPVILAAVTTSIGFISFVFGAYLTMIKDFGIFTAIGTLIALLLSITFVPALISAFSMYRKNNYGENEDKQTILTHKILLPLSETLFKHPSYTLSGWGVMLVIFIIGIFQIETSVNMADYFKKDNPTRVAEEVMQKKFGGSLPVFVVFKGDLQSPAVLELMIKTQDFLKEDPNVSVAQSVADLIEQMNDAMGEGKKIPNDKAKIQQLWFLLEGQEVMPQLVNDGLTKGVIQSKFSSVNTKDIEAFTEKMNRYIEENQNDFCDIEITGMPSVYTKLNDSLIKSQYNSLLIAIVLVILIVGSILKSVSKGIYAAIPIVATIIVLFGFMGIVGIPLDIATVLVASIALGIGIDYSIHVITGFNHYLIENGDAEKAIENVILSSGKAIVINVLSVSAGFLMLLFSQIVPLQNFGLLIAISMFGSGFGALTLLPAILILANRKRKIIANNH, via the coding sequence ATGGAAAGATTCACAGAACACATTTTAAAATTCAAATGGACGATTGTAACAGTTGTATTGATTTTAACCATTTTCTTGGGTTACCAAATTACCAGACTACATATCAATACCGATATTATCAGTTCACTACCTGATGATGACCCTGTTGCAAAGCTTGTCAAGGACATCGGGAAGGAATTTGGTGGCAATGACATGGGCATGATTGTTTTAGAAACGGATGATGTATTTAACGCGGGAGTTATTGAGCGTATCCGCACTATTACCGACAGTGTAAGATTTACACAGGGTGTTTCCAGCGTCACAAGTCTGACCAACATTCTTGACATAAAAAGTTCCGAATGGGGCATTGAAATTGGCAAACTGGTTGATGAATATGATTTGCCAACAACCCCACAGGAGCTCGATAGCCTAAAAGATTATGTGTTTTCGAAAGAAATGTACAAGGGGATCATTGTTTCCGATGATACTACGGCTGCGGCCATTATGTTCACTCTTCTGCCGGATGTCGATAACCAGGCAGTTGCAAAAGAAATAAAATCAAAAGTTGAAAAAATGGACATTCCGGAAAAACTCTATTTCGGTGGATTGCCCATGATGATGAACGATATCAATGATTTAATTATTTCCGATATCGTTTGGCTCGTCCCCATCGTTTTTCTTCTGATTGCCTTTATCCTTTTTTTTAGTTTTAAATCTGTTAGGGGAGTTCTGTTGCCTTTGCTTACCGCCGCAATTTCAGTAATCTGGACCCTGGGATTAATGGCGTTAACAGGCTATGAAATTACCATCATCTCCAACGTTATCCCCGTTGTTCTACTGGCGGTTAGCAATGCCTACACGATACACGTATTGAACAGCATTAATCATATCGTCTTGCAGGACAGGAAAAAAGCCCTTGTTCAGGCAATGCGCTACATCACAGTTCCGGTAATACTGGCTGCCGTTACCACTTCAATAGGTTTCATTTCATTCGTTTTTGGCGCCTACCTTACTATGATTAAGGACTTTGGAATATTTACGGCAATAGGTACTTTAATTGCGTTGTTGCTCTCGATAACCTTTGTACCGGCGCTGATTTCGGCATTCTCCATGTATCGAAAAAATAATTATGGCGAAAATGAGGATAAGCAAACCATACTGACTCATAAAATACTCTTGCCGCTGTCAGAAACCCTTTTTAAGCATCCAAGTTATACTTTATCGGGGTGGGGAGTGATGCTTGTGATATTTATCATTGGGATTTTTCAAATAGAAACCAGTGTCAACATGGCCGATTATTTTAAAAAAGATAATCCGACAAGGGTGGCAGAAGAGGTGATGCAGAAAAAATTTGGCGGTTCATTGCCTGTCTTTGTCGTTTTTAAAGGTGATTTGCAAAGCCCTGCGGTGTTGGAATTGATGATAAAAACCCAGGACTTCCTGAAGGAAGACCCAAACGTAAGCGTTGCGCAATCGGTCGCCGATCTTATTGAGCAGATGAACGATGCCATGGGCGAGGGTAAGAAGATACCTAACGATAAGGCAAAAATTCAACAATTGTGGTTTTTGCTCGAGGGACAGGAAGTGATGCCTCAGTTGGTGAATGATGGACTGACAAAAGGGGTTATTCAATCAAAATTTTCATCGGTCAACACCAAAGATATTGAAGCATTTACGGAAAAAATGAACCGTTACATTGAAGAAAATCAAAACGATTTTTGTGACATAGAAATTACCGGGATGCCTTCGGTTTATACAAAACTAAATGATAGTCTTATTAAAAGTCAGTATAACAGCCTGTTGATTGCTATTGTTTTAGTCATTCTTATTGTTGGCTCCATACTAAAATCGGTTTCAAAAGGGATTTATGCAGCCATTCCTATTGTTGCCACCATCATAGTTTTGTTCGGATTTATGGGAATTGTCGGTATTCCGCTTGATATTGCAACTGTTCTTGTGGCAAGTATCGCCCTCGGAATAGGTATTGATTACTCCATCCATGTGATTACAGGGTTCAATCATTATCTGATAGAAAACGGAGATGCGGAAAAAGCTATTGAAAATGTTATCTTATCCAGTGGAAAAGCTATTGTAATCAACGTCTTGTCTGTTTCCGCGGGGTTCCTTATGCTTTTATTTTCTCAGATCGTACCTCTGCAAAATTTTGGACTGCTGATTGCCATCAGTATGTTTGGCTCCGGTTTTGGAGCCCTGACATTACTGCCGGCCATCCTTATACTTGCTAACAGAAAACGAAAAATAATAGCAAATAATCACTAA
- a CDS encoding TetR/AcrR family transcriptional regulator: MDEIAKIARKAKGSIYYHFASKEDLFREVIIKEMNNLKNQLTKIFTNPELSAYEKLNKYFIKRMEVLNNAANYHETLKADFFEHFHFVDDLRTDLDRWEKENIMKIINQGINSGEFVLDIKTDVVADIFLMVLKGLEIPFFLQNKYEEYSPHFEGLIQIFNKGVSK, encoded by the coding sequence ATGGATGAGATAGCCAAAATTGCGCGGAAAGCAAAAGGTTCCATATACTATCATTTTGCCAGTAAAGAAGATTTATTTAGAGAGGTTATCATTAAAGAAATGAATAATCTGAAAAATCAACTGACAAAAATTTTTACGAACCCTGAATTATCTGCTTATGAAAAACTAAATAAATATTTTATAAAAAGAATGGAAGTTTTAAATAATGCCGCCAATTATCACGAAACACTTAAAGCTGATTTTTTTGAGCATTTTCATTTTGTCGATGACTTGCGAACTGATTTAGATAGGTGGGAAAAAGAAAATATAATGAAAATAATAAATCAGGGTATCAATTCCGGTGAATTTGTATTAGATATCAAGACAGATGTTGTGGCAGATATTTTCTTGATGGTTTTGAAGGGTCTTGAAATTCCCTTCTTTCTCCAGAATAAATATGAGGAATATTCCCCTCATTTTGAGGGTTTGATACAAATTTTTAATAAAGGAGTGTCAAAATAA
- a CDS encoding ATP-dependent Clp protease proteolytic subunit, whose product MSLLGFPLMRYIDINDSEEVLRAIQMTDEEVPLDIVLHTPGGLVLAALQIARAIRNHKGKVTVFVPHYAMSGGTLIALAADEIVMCKHSMLGPIDPQLGQFPAASLIKVVEQKPIAEVDDQTLIMADIGRKAIQQVVEAATDLLRRHMDEKTAGEVAAKLATGTWTHDYPISAEAARSLGLPVNTDMPDDLLQLMKLYPQPVRRQSGGVEYLPMPRHHSIKEQ is encoded by the coding sequence ATGAGCCTCCTCGGCTTTCCCCTAATGCGATACATTGATATCAACGATTCCGAAGAGGTGTTGCGCGCGATACAGATGACAGATGAGGAAGTGCCTCTGGACATTGTTCTGCACACACCTGGGGGGTTGGTTCTCGCAGCGCTTCAGATCGCCCGTGCAATCCGTAACCACAAGGGCAAAGTCACCGTTTTTGTTCCTCATTATGCCATGTCGGGGGGCACCCTGATTGCCCTTGCTGCCGACGAGATCGTGATGTGCAAGCACTCCATGCTCGGACCCATTGATCCGCAGCTGGGGCAATTCCCTGCCGCTTCGTTGATCAAAGTTGTCGAGCAGAAACCGATCGCTGAGGTGGATGACCAGACCCTGATCATGGCCGATATCGGGCGCAAGGCCATTCAGCAAGTTGTGGAAGCAGCCACGGACCTGTTGCGAAGGCATATGGATGAGAAGACGGCCGGTGAGGTTGCGGCAAAGCTTGCTACTGGCACTTGGACGCATGACTATCCAATCTCAGCCGAAGCGGCCCGGTCGTTGGGCCTTCCCGTCAACACAGATATGCCAGACGATCTTCTGCAACTGATGAAACTATATCCACAGCCTGTCCGGCGACAAAGTGGCGGCGTAGAGTATCTGCCGATGCCCCGTCACCACTCGATTAAGGAGCAATGA
- a CDS encoding rhomboid family intramembrane serine protease: MNAFEFLFQLTLPPPTLERFLATFALIPARYFGVASPASILGYLPFVSDMFLHGEWLHLILNMWTLWMFGHAVEDRRGTVRFVIIYLAAVIAAFFVHAIVNTHSAGPALGATGVIAGVIGCYAWMFPSAQRVMIVPIIFVPILIKMPAIGFAFFWMMSHIISGIMTLMMLTDGGGIAGWAHMGGFIVVWILAPLVKRPARSYCRYYGDEGFYRFFPRASRMKGGSQWIY; encoded by the coding sequence ATGAACGCATTCGAATTTCTGTTTCAACTGACGCTTCCGCCCCCAACTCTGGAGCGATTCCTGGCAACGTTTGCTTTGATCCCGGCACGCTATTTCGGCGTGGCGTCTCCGGCAAGCATTTTGGGCTATCTGCCCTTTGTTTCAGATATGTTCCTTCACGGCGAATGGCTGCACCTGATCCTCAATATGTGGACTCTGTGGATGTTCGGTCATGCCGTCGAGGATCGCCGGGGAACGGTTCGTTTTGTAATCATTTACCTTGCTGCCGTGATCGCTGCTTTCTTTGTCCACGCGATCGTCAACACGCATTCGGCGGGACCAGCCCTTGGTGCGACTGGTGTCATTGCCGGGGTCATTGGCTGTTATGCCTGGATGTTCCCATCTGCGCAGCGGGTGATGATTGTTCCCATCATCTTCGTTCCTATTCTTATCAAGATGCCCGCTATCGGATTCGCGTTCTTCTGGATGATGTCTCATATCATTTCCGGTATTATGACATTGATGATGCTGACCGATGGCGGAGGCATTGCAGGGTGGGCGCATATGGGTGGGTTTATTGTCGTGTGGATTCTTGCGCCATTGGTGAAACGCCCGGCTCGTAGCTATTGTCGCTACTACGGTGACGAAGGATTCTACAGATTCTTTCCACGCGCTAGCAGAATGAAAGGAGGATCACAATGGATATACTGA
- the lmtA gene encoding lipid A Kdo2 1-phosphate O-methyltransferase, whose translation MALREEFENTGNWLFRWRSYLPLIVIAIFLLALREYEYPGHSEKLDHIWEVVCLLVSFLGLGIRIVTIGHTPRGTSGRNTKKQVAETLNTTGLYSVVRNPLYLGNFFMWLGIALFAHLWWLTLIYILVFWLYYERIIFAEEAYLRDKFGNEYLEWANKTPAFIPKLSQYRKANLPFSLRNVLRREYNGFFAVIVILFVLETVGEIFVKGRLEFDLGWIFLLGIGFVVWMVLRSLKKYTKVLYVEGR comes from the coding sequence ATGGCACTAAGAGAAGAATTTGAGAATACTGGGAATTGGCTGTTCCGCTGGCGCAGCTACTTGCCGCTAATTGTTATCGCTATATTTCTGCTGGCATTACGAGAGTATGAATATCCAGGTCATAGCGAAAAGTTGGACCACATTTGGGAAGTGGTCTGCCTCCTTGTCAGTTTTTTGGGTCTGGGTATTCGTATTGTTACCATTGGGCATACCCCAAGGGGCACATCAGGCAGAAACACGAAAAAGCAAGTTGCAGAGACCTTAAATACGACTGGCCTTTACTCCGTTGTTAGAAACCCGCTGTATTTGGGGAATTTCTTTATGTGGCTTGGCATTGCTTTATTTGCTCATTTGTGGTGGCTGACACTTATTTATATTTTAGTCTTTTGGCTTTACTATGAACGGATAATTTTTGCAGAAGAGGCGTATCTACGTGATAAATTCGGCAATGAATACCTCGAATGGGCGAATAAGACCCCTGCTTTTATTCCGAAGCTCAGCCAATACAGAAAAGCGAATCTTCCCTTCTCCTTGAGAAATGTTTTAAGGCGAGAATACAACGGTTTCTTTGCAGTGATTGTTATATTGTTCGTCCTGGAAACCGTTGGAGAAATATTTGTTAAAGGCCGTTTAGAATTTGATCTTGGGTGGATATTCTTATTGGGGATTGGCTTTGTTGTTTGGATGGTATTAAGGTCATTAAAAAAGTACACAAAAGTTCTTTATGTAGAAGGACGATGA
- a CDS encoding HAMP domain-containing sensor histidine kinase: MTKKLLHKTSKSYLLLTSILLLISAPVFYFLIQNLYLEDVDEALELRKDEFLQYSVNQLKESDIPFWNAYNRDIKILKNQSIKTDTYFYKSYYDSLGQENEPYRELNTPVFIQGKPYTLSVRDNMVESEDLILSIFSIFIFLLIIMLIGLFFINKRLSAKLWQPFYQIIEQIENFEVDKNNLPQLPDTDIEEFRKLNQSIEYLIQKNRAIYRNQREFVENAAHELQTPLAVFQSKIDTLMQTADFTGQQSEILNSLNDSVSRLNRLNKNLLLLSKIEHETYDQKQTLCLNEIIEKQLDFFTEQAHSKKIHIKTDISEQLFIESNQTLAEILISNLLMNAIRHNVKNGQVLIKIMSNSINFINTGTPQALNKEKLFTRFSKINPSAQGNGLGLAIVKKIADLNHWEIKYFFSENKHIFSVQF, from the coding sequence ATGACTAAAAAACTACTGCATAAAACCTCAAAATCGTATCTGTTGCTCACATCAATCTTACTTTTGATAAGCGCACCAGTTTTTTATTTTCTCATTCAAAACCTCTATCTCGAAGATGTGGACGAAGCATTGGAACTTCGCAAAGATGAATTTTTACAATATTCCGTAAATCAACTCAAAGAAAGCGATATTCCGTTTTGGAACGCCTATAATCGGGATATAAAAATCCTGAAAAACCAATCCATCAAAACCGATACTTACTTTTATAAAAGTTATTACGATTCGTTGGGACAGGAAAATGAGCCTTACAGAGAATTAAACACCCCGGTTTTTATTCAGGGGAAGCCTTATACTTTGTCGGTTCGTGACAATATGGTCGAATCGGAAGATTTAATTTTAAGCATCTTCTCAATTTTTATATTTCTGTTGATTATTATGCTGATAGGTTTGTTTTTTATCAATAAACGATTATCGGCAAAACTATGGCAGCCTTTTTATCAAATCATTGAGCAAATAGAAAACTTTGAAGTCGATAAAAATAATCTGCCACAACTACCTGATACTGATATCGAAGAATTCAGAAAACTCAATCAAAGCATTGAATATCTGATACAAAAAAACAGGGCGATTTACCGCAACCAACGTGAATTTGTGGAAAATGCTGCCCACGAACTGCAAACACCGCTGGCCGTTTTTCAGTCAAAAATTGATACACTCATGCAAACTGCCGATTTCACCGGGCAGCAAAGCGAGATACTTAATTCATTAAACGATAGCGTTTCGCGATTAAATCGCTTAAACAAAAACCTGCTGCTGCTGTCAAAAATTGAGCATGAAACTTACGATCAGAAACAAACGCTCTGTTTAAACGAAATCATTGAAAAGCAACTCGACTTTTTTACCGAACAGGCTCATTCGAAAAAGATTCACATTAAAACAGATATTAGCGAACAGCTATTTATTGAATCGAACCAAACGTTAGCCGAAATTCTCATCAGCAACTTATTGATGAATGCCATCCGGCACAATGTTAAAAATGGTCAGGTTTTGATTAAAATTATGAGCAACTCAATAAATTTCATAAATACCGGCACTCCCCAGGCCTTGAATAAAGAAAAATTATTTACCCGCTTTTCAAAAATCAATCCATCGGCTCAAGGCAACGGATTGGGTTTGGCTATCGTGAAAAAAATTGCCGATCTGAACCATTGGGAAATCAAGTATTTCTTTTCAGAAAACAAGCACATTTTTTCTGTGCAATTCTAA
- a CDS encoding response regulator transcription factor, whose amino-acid sequence MKILLIEDEQELAKSIIDYLTGNDFVCEWADNLDTALGKISAYDYDCILLDLMLPDGNGFEILKELKRQNKSDGVIIISAKETLETKIEGLQLGADDYLTKPFHLSELMARIQALIRRKNFNGNNILTYNEIKIDLLSKTVMVNEKKIDITKTEFELLLFLTGNKNRVLSKNAIAEHLSGDMADMLDNFDFVYAHIKNLKNKLKHAGCPDYIKTVYGLGYKWQND is encoded by the coding sequence ATGAAAATTTTACTTATAGAAGACGAACAAGAACTCGCCAAAAGTATTATCGACTATCTTACAGGCAACGATTTTGTGTGCGAATGGGCTGATAATCTGGATACTGCATTGGGTAAAATTTCTGCTTATGATTATGACTGCATCCTGTTGGACCTGATGCTGCCCGACGGCAACGGCTTTGAAATCCTGAAAGAACTCAAACGGCAAAACAAAAGCGACGGCGTCATCATTATTTCGGCCAAAGAAACTTTGGAAACCAAAATCGAAGGCTTGCAGCTGGGCGCCGATGATTATCTGACAAAACCCTTTCACTTATCCGAACTTATGGCAAGAATACAGGCGCTTATCCGGCGAAAGAATTTTAACGGCAATAACATTCTTACTTACAACGAAATTAAAATTGACCTGCTTTCAAAAACAGTTATGGTAAATGAAAAAAAGATTGACATTACTAAAACAGAATTCGAATTGCTGCTTTTCCTTACGGGAAATAAAAACCGGGTGCTTTCCAAAAATGCTATTGCCGAGCATCTTTCCGGCGATATGGCCGATATGCTCGACAATTTTGATTTTGTGTATGCTCACATAAAAAATCTGAAAAATAAACTAAAACACGCAGGTTGCCCCGATTATATTAAAACAGTTTACGGACTTGGTTACAAATGGCAAAATGACTAA
- a CDS encoding Fic/DOC family N-terminal domain-containing protein: protein MNQIKNWKLKELPLTVDVETKAVLKSLPSAHAALAELKGIASTIPNQIILINTLGLQEAKDSSAIENIITTHDELYKSELKLETFKSPEAKEVQNYISALKKGFELIKAKGIITNNIIIEIQKELEGNSAGFRKLPGTALKNLSTEETIYTPPQDIHEINKLMANLEKFMNDPSMCDCDPIIKMAIIHYQFESIHPFYDGNGRTGRIINILYLIIEKLQNLPILYLSNYIIQNKSDYYRLLQQLRENENWEEWLLFMIHGIEKTARETIDLIIQIRELMLEYKHILRDNYKFYSQDLLNNLFKHPYTKIDFIVNDLNVSRITAAKYLNKLAEDGILRKEKIGTGNYYINEKLFYLLTKR, encoded by the coding sequence ATGAATCAAATTAAAAATTGGAAATTAAAAGAACTGCCACTGACGGTTGACGTTGAGACGAAAGCAGTTCTTAAAAGCTTACCCTCTGCTCATGCGGCTTTGGCAGAATTAAAAGGAATTGCATCAACAATTCCAAACCAAATCATTTTGATAAACACTTTGGGGCTGCAAGAAGCAAAAGACAGTTCTGCAATTGAAAATATAATTACAACTCATGATGAATTGTACAAATCGGAATTAAAACTCGAAACTTTTAAATCGCCTGAGGCAAAAGAGGTTCAAAATTATATTTCCGCGTTAAAAAAAGGTTTTGAATTAATTAAAGCCAAAGGGATAATTACCAATAACATCATTATTGAAATTCAAAAAGAATTGGAAGGGAACAGTGCCGGTTTTCGAAAATTACCCGGAACTGCTTTGAAAAATTTATCAACAGAAGAAACCATTTATACTCCGCCGCAAGATATTCATGAAATAAACAAATTGATGGCAAACCTCGAAAAATTCATGAATGACCCTTCAATGTGCGATTGTGACCCAATTATTAAAATGGCAATAATCCATTACCAGTTTGAAAGTATCCACCCGTTTTACGATGGAAATGGACGAACAGGAAGAATCATAAACATTCTTTATCTGATAATTGAAAAATTACAAAATCTCCCAATTTTATACCTAAGCAACTATATCATTCAAAATAAATCAGATTATTACAGATTGTTACAACAACTCAGAGAAAATGAAAACTGGGAAGAATGGCTTTTATTTATGATCCATGGAATTGAAAAAACTGCGAGAGAAACGATTGATTTAATTATCCAAATTCGGGAGTTAATGTTGGAATACAAACATATACTTCGGGACAACTATAAATTTTACAGCCAGGATTTATTGAATAATTTGTTTAAACATCCCTACACAAAAATTGATTTCATTGTTAATGACTTGAATGTTTCAAGAATAACTGCCGCAAAATACCTGAACAAATTAGCTGAAGATGGAATCTTAAGAAAAGAAAAAATTGGGACGGGGAACTATTATATTAATGAAAAATTATTTTACCTATTGACAAAAAGATAA
- a CDS encoding PIN domain nuclease: MIFVDSTVFIDYFNGNDTWQVEVLDSKLGKELIIIGDYVLTEVLQGFHKDQEYRKAKKILLSFPCYSIGGKENAIQSADNYRFLRKKGITVRKTIDVLIATFCITNGFILLHNDKDFEPFEKYLNLNVCHTNNAQS, from the coding sequence ATGATATTCGTCGATTCAACCGTTTTCATAGATTATTTCAATGGCAACGATACATGGCAAGTGGAAGTTCTTGATTCCAAACTCGGAAAAGAATTAATCATCATCGGTGATTATGTGTTAACAGAAGTGTTACAGGGCTTTCACAAAGATCAGGAATATCGGAAAGCAAAAAAAATCCTGCTTTCATTTCCCTGTTATTCCATCGGTGGAAAGGAGAATGCTATACAAAGTGCAGATAATTATCGATTTTTAAGGAAAAAAGGAATCACTGTCAGAAAGACCATAGATGTCTTGATTGCAACGTTTTGCATCACCAATGGATTCATATTATTACACAATGATAAGGATTTTGAACCTTTTGAAAAGTATCTTAACCTGAACGTGTGCCATACAAATAATGCACAGAGTTAA